A single genomic interval of Zingiber officinale cultivar Zhangliang chromosome 4A, Zo_v1.1, whole genome shotgun sequence harbors:
- the LOC121970315 gene encoding putative D-cysteine desulfhydrase 2, mitochondrial isoform X3: MSLRRVTITVAAPLPPPLQTPPQLPILSRLRVAPCRRCYSNPKPSPLLRRQWMLSSPSAPIHAISFTKPSTSSFTYYSNGLSVSHLRSAEEAKPSSSFYLIRDDLLHPLVSGNKARKLDAIIPLILRHAATDLITCGGAQSAHTAALAVCCAERGMRAHLLLRGEQPAVPTGYNLVSLMYGSVSYVPRSVYANRNEMLMKHAELVAGDQFIVGSSLIACYSNWTCFFFFWIILYTNIHMAPSVSCCNASSIHQESNDLSFSIRISDQKIALVVDAGTGTTAVGLALGIAYLGLPWKVVAVMLADTKEKYEECEKCLVSNFKRVYGLESLEGDEGIVQWVERLHPRRFGKVLDGEIDLCRQIAQQTGVPLDPIYTLAAWEQAVLFADSEDEKDSLVVMLHTGGTLGLFGLAQRYASDFSSSVPNRHAL, from the exons ATGTCACTGCGCCGCGTCACCATCACGGTCGCAGCCCCACTCCCTCCTCCTCTTCAAACACCGCCTCAACTTCCGATTCTCTCGAGATTAAGAGTCGCACCCTGCCGCCGCTGCTATTCCAACCCCAAACCCTCCCCTCTCCTCCGCCGCCAGTGGATGCTGTCGTCCCCGTCCGCTCCAATCCACGCCATTTCGTTCACCAAACCCTCCACTTCTTCCTTTACCTACTACTCCAACGGGCTCAGCGTCTCCCATCTTAGATCCGCGGAGGAAGCTAAACCTTCCTCATCCTTCTATTTGATCCGAGACGACCTCTTGCACCCGTTGGTCAGTGGAAACAAGGCGAGAAAGCTCGACGCCATTATTCCGCTCATCCTGCGCCACGCCGCCACAGACCTC ATTACCTGCGGAGGTGCCCAGAGTGCTCATACGGCAGCTCTTG CTGTATGTTGCGCAGAGAGGGGGATGAGGGCGCACCTATTGCTCCGAGGTGAACAGCCGGCAGTGCCCACGGGCTACAATCTGGTGTCTTTGATGTATGGGAGTGTGAGTTATGTCCCAAGATCAGTATACGCTAATAGGAATGAAATGCTTATGAAACATGCTGAGTTGGTGGCAGGTGATCAG TTCATCGTTGGAAGCTCTCTCATCGCTTGCTATAGTAACtggacttgtttcttcttcttttggattaTTTTGTACACAAACATCCACATGGCTCCTAGTGTGTCTTGTTGCAATGCCAGTTCTATACATCAAGAATCAAATGATTTATCCTTTAGTATTAGAATATCAg ACCAGAAGATTGCTTTAGTAGTAGATGCTGGTACTGGGACAACAGCTGTTGGTTTGGCTCTGGGCATTGCATATTTGGG GCTTCCATGGAAAGTTGTTGCAGTCATGCTTGCTGATACTAAAGAAAAGTACGAGGAATGTGAAAAATGCCTTGTATCTAACTTTAAGAGGGTTTATGGGTTAGAATCTCTTGAAGGCGATGAGGGAATTGTGCAATGGGTCGAACGACTCCATCCAAGAAG GTTTGGGAAGGTACTGGATGGGGAAATAGATTTGTGCAGACAAATTGCACAGCAAACAGGAGTTCCCTTGGATCCTATCTATACTTTGGCGGCTTGGGAGCAAGCAGTCCTATTTGCTGATTCGGAAGATGAGAAGGATTCTCTAGTGGTGATGCTCCACACTGGTGGCACTCTCGGTTTGTTTGGGTTGGCACAAAGGTATGCTTCTGATTTCAGCTCTTCAGTACCCAACAGGCATGCTTTATAA
- the LOC121970315 gene encoding putative D-cysteine desulfhydrase 2, mitochondrial isoform X1 — MSLRRVTITVAAPLPPPLQTPPQLPILSRLRVAPCRRCYSNPKPSPLLRRQWMLSSPSAPIHAISFTKPSTSSFTYYSNGLSVSHLRSAEEAKPSSSFYLIRDDLLHPLVSGNKARKLDAIIPLILRHAATDLITCGGAQSAHTAALAVCCAERGMRAHLLLRGEQPAVPTGYNLVSLMYGSVSYVPRSVYANRNEMLMKHAELVAGDQVNVVWADDILNLENDELSLNDNGTPLWKVGNVRRVVIVNEGAGSVAALLGLIRLVEYLSQTHIFGTDQKIALVVDAGTGTTAVGLALGIAYLGLPWKVVAVMLADTKEKYEECEKCLVSNFKRVYGLESLEGDEGIVQWVERLHPRRFGKVLDGEIDLCRQIAQQTGVPLDPIYTLAAWEQAVLFADSEDEKDSLVVMLHTGGTLGLFGLAQRYASDFSSSVPNRHAL, encoded by the exons ATGTCACTGCGCCGCGTCACCATCACGGTCGCAGCCCCACTCCCTCCTCCTCTTCAAACACCGCCTCAACTTCCGATTCTCTCGAGATTAAGAGTCGCACCCTGCCGCCGCTGCTATTCCAACCCCAAACCCTCCCCTCTCCTCCGCCGCCAGTGGATGCTGTCGTCCCCGTCCGCTCCAATCCACGCCATTTCGTTCACCAAACCCTCCACTTCTTCCTTTACCTACTACTCCAACGGGCTCAGCGTCTCCCATCTTAGATCCGCGGAGGAAGCTAAACCTTCCTCATCCTTCTATTTGATCCGAGACGACCTCTTGCACCCGTTGGTCAGTGGAAACAAGGCGAGAAAGCTCGACGCCATTATTCCGCTCATCCTGCGCCACGCCGCCACAGACCTC ATTACCTGCGGAGGTGCCCAGAGTGCTCATACGGCAGCTCTTG CTGTATGTTGCGCAGAGAGGGGGATGAGGGCGCACCTATTGCTCCGAGGTGAACAGCCGGCAGTGCCCACGGGCTACAATCTGGTGTCTTTGATGTATGGGAGTGTGAGTTATGTCCCAAGATCAGTATACGCTAATAGGAATGAAATGCTTATGAAACATGCTGAGTTGGTGGCAGGTGATCAGGTAAATGTGGTTTGGGCAGATGATATTCTGAATTTAGAGAATGATGAGCTGTCTTTGAACGACAATGGAACTCCTCTTTGGAAGGTTGGGAATGTTAGAAGAGTTGTGATTGTTAATGAAGGTGCTGGCAGTGTAGCAGCACTATTGG GTCTCATTCGGCTTGTAGAATATCTTTCTCAAACCCACATATTTGGAACAGACCAGAAGATTGCTTTAGTAGTAGATGCTGGTACTGGGACAACAGCTGTTGGTTTGGCTCTGGGCATTGCATATTTGGG GCTTCCATGGAAAGTTGTTGCAGTCATGCTTGCTGATACTAAAGAAAAGTACGAGGAATGTGAAAAATGCCTTGTATCTAACTTTAAGAGGGTTTATGGGTTAGAATCTCTTGAAGGCGATGAGGGAATTGTGCAATGGGTCGAACGACTCCATCCAAGAAG GTTTGGGAAGGTACTGGATGGGGAAATAGATTTGTGCAGACAAATTGCACAGCAAACAGGAGTTCCCTTGGATCCTATCTATACTTTGGCGGCTTGGGAGCAAGCAGTCCTATTTGCTGATTCGGAAGATGAGAAGGATTCTCTAGTGGTGATGCTCCACACTGGTGGCACTCTCGGTTTGTTTGGGTTGGCACAAAGGTATGCTTCTGATTTCAGCTCTTCAGTACCCAACAGGCATGCTTTATAA
- the LOC121970315 gene encoding D-cysteine desulfhydrase 2, mitochondrial-like isoform X4: MSLRRVTITVAAPLPPPLQTPPQLPILSRLRVAPCRRCYSNPKPSPLLRRQWMLSSPSAPIHAISFTKPSTSSFTYYSNGLSVSHLRSAEEAKPSSSFYLIRDDLLHPLVSGNKARKLDAIIPLILRHAATDLITCGGAQSAHTAALAVCCAERGMRAHLLLRGEQPAVPTGYNLVSLMYGSVSYVPRSVYANRNEMLMKHAELVAGDQVGNVRRVVIVNEGAGSVAALLGLIRLVEYLSQTHIFGTDQKIALVVDAGTGTTAVGLALGIAYLGLPWKVVAVMLADTKEKYEECEKCLVSNFKRVYGLESLEGDEGIVQWVERLHPRRFGKVLDGEIDLCRQIAQQTGVPLDPIYTLAAWEQAVLFADSEDEKDSLVVMLHTGGTLGLFGLAQRYASDFSSSVPNRHAL; encoded by the exons ATGTCACTGCGCCGCGTCACCATCACGGTCGCAGCCCCACTCCCTCCTCCTCTTCAAACACCGCCTCAACTTCCGATTCTCTCGAGATTAAGAGTCGCACCCTGCCGCCGCTGCTATTCCAACCCCAAACCCTCCCCTCTCCTCCGCCGCCAGTGGATGCTGTCGTCCCCGTCCGCTCCAATCCACGCCATTTCGTTCACCAAACCCTCCACTTCTTCCTTTACCTACTACTCCAACGGGCTCAGCGTCTCCCATCTTAGATCCGCGGAGGAAGCTAAACCTTCCTCATCCTTCTATTTGATCCGAGACGACCTCTTGCACCCGTTGGTCAGTGGAAACAAGGCGAGAAAGCTCGACGCCATTATTCCGCTCATCCTGCGCCACGCCGCCACAGACCTC ATTACCTGCGGAGGTGCCCAGAGTGCTCATACGGCAGCTCTTG CTGTATGTTGCGCAGAGAGGGGGATGAGGGCGCACCTATTGCTCCGAGGTGAACAGCCGGCAGTGCCCACGGGCTACAATCTGGTGTCTTTGATGTATGGGAGTGTGAGTTATGTCCCAAGATCAGTATACGCTAATAGGAATGAAATGCTTATGAAACATGCTGAGTTGGTGGCAGGTGATCAG GTTGGGAATGTTAGAAGAGTTGTGATTGTTAATGAAGGTGCTGGCAGTGTAGCAGCACTATTGG GTCTCATTCGGCTTGTAGAATATCTTTCTCAAACCCACATATTTGGAACAGACCAGAAGATTGCTTTAGTAGTAGATGCTGGTACTGGGACAACAGCTGTTGGTTTGGCTCTGGGCATTGCATATTTGGG GCTTCCATGGAAAGTTGTTGCAGTCATGCTTGCTGATACTAAAGAAAAGTACGAGGAATGTGAAAAATGCCTTGTATCTAACTTTAAGAGGGTTTATGGGTTAGAATCTCTTGAAGGCGATGAGGGAATTGTGCAATGGGTCGAACGACTCCATCCAAGAAG GTTTGGGAAGGTACTGGATGGGGAAATAGATTTGTGCAGACAAATTGCACAGCAAACAGGAGTTCCCTTGGATCCTATCTATACTTTGGCGGCTTGGGAGCAAGCAGTCCTATTTGCTGATTCGGAAGATGAGAAGGATTCTCTAGTGGTGATGCTCCACACTGGTGGCACTCTCGGTTTGTTTGGGTTGGCACAAAGGTATGCTTCTGATTTCAGCTCTTCAGTACCCAACAGGCATGCTTTATAA
- the LOC121970316 gene encoding uncharacterized protein LOC121970316 — MRLTEAAENLQKTAAKSIQVGKENEARELLIQKKKLLQALEKSKNRIEVLDKLSAKVTEAISLKETQLIGQVAIPPVDNQLDSHQQIHFISPNEETYEKSSSGSSETLLKHMFEQIDLKLCSVEADIDNFLSAQTEESKEVQVNAKLELCEILKDVLRIREKIASMMEIKTDDI; from the exons ATGCGTCTTACAGAGGCAGCTGAAAATCTCCAAAAAACAGCTGCTAAAAGCATCCAAGTCGGTAAGGAAAATGAAGCAAGGGAATTGCTAATACAAAAGAAGAAGTTGTTGCAAGCATTGGAGAAATCAAAGAATCGAATTGAGGTGCTTGACAAACTTTCAGCAAAGGTTACTGAG GCGATTTCTCTAAAGGAAACACAACTAATTGGACAAGTTGCCATTCCACCTGTAGATAACCAGTTGGACTCTCACCAACAAATTCATTTCATCAGCCCAAATGAAGAAACTTATGAAAAATCCAGTTCAGGAAGTTCAGAGACCTTGCTCAAGCATATGTTTGAACAAATTGATCTGAAACTTTGTTCGGTAGAAGCTGACATAGATAATTTCTTAAGCGCCCAAACAGAAGAAAGCAAAGAAGTGCAGGTGAATGCAAAACTAGAGTTATGTGAGATTCTGAAGGATGTACTCCGCATCAGAGAAAA AATTGCTAGCATGATGGAGATCAAGACAGATGATATATGA
- the LOC121970315 gene encoding putative D-cysteine desulfhydrase 2, mitochondrial isoform X2, producing MSLRRVTITVAAPLPPPLQTPPQLPILSRLRVAPCRRCYSNPKPSPLLRRQWMLSSPSAPIHAISFTKPSTSSFTYYSNGLSVSHLRSAEEAKPSSSFYLIRDDLLHPLVSGNKARKLDAIIPLILRHAATDLITCGGAQSAHTAALAVCCAERGMRAHLLLRGEQPAVPTGYNLVSLMYGSVSYVPRSVYANRNEMLMKHAELVAGDQVNVVWADDILNLENDELSLNDNGTPLWKVGNVRRVVIVNEGAGSVAALLGLIRLVEYLSQTHIFGTDQKIALVVDAGTGTTAVGLALGIAYLGLPWKVVAVMLADTKEKYEECEKCLVSNFKRVYGLESLEGDEGIVQWVERLHPRRFGKVLDGEIDLCRQIAQQTGVPLDPIYTLAAWEQAVLFADSEDEKDSLVVMLHTGGTLGLFGLAQRVVQQLEKH from the exons ATGTCACTGCGCCGCGTCACCATCACGGTCGCAGCCCCACTCCCTCCTCCTCTTCAAACACCGCCTCAACTTCCGATTCTCTCGAGATTAAGAGTCGCACCCTGCCGCCGCTGCTATTCCAACCCCAAACCCTCCCCTCTCCTCCGCCGCCAGTGGATGCTGTCGTCCCCGTCCGCTCCAATCCACGCCATTTCGTTCACCAAACCCTCCACTTCTTCCTTTACCTACTACTCCAACGGGCTCAGCGTCTCCCATCTTAGATCCGCGGAGGAAGCTAAACCTTCCTCATCCTTCTATTTGATCCGAGACGACCTCTTGCACCCGTTGGTCAGTGGAAACAAGGCGAGAAAGCTCGACGCCATTATTCCGCTCATCCTGCGCCACGCCGCCACAGACCTC ATTACCTGCGGAGGTGCCCAGAGTGCTCATACGGCAGCTCTTG CTGTATGTTGCGCAGAGAGGGGGATGAGGGCGCACCTATTGCTCCGAGGTGAACAGCCGGCAGTGCCCACGGGCTACAATCTGGTGTCTTTGATGTATGGGAGTGTGAGTTATGTCCCAAGATCAGTATACGCTAATAGGAATGAAATGCTTATGAAACATGCTGAGTTGGTGGCAGGTGATCAGGTAAATGTGGTTTGGGCAGATGATATTCTGAATTTAGAGAATGATGAGCTGTCTTTGAACGACAATGGAACTCCTCTTTGGAAGGTTGGGAATGTTAGAAGAGTTGTGATTGTTAATGAAGGTGCTGGCAGTGTAGCAGCACTATTGG GTCTCATTCGGCTTGTAGAATATCTTTCTCAAACCCACATATTTGGAACAGACCAGAAGATTGCTTTAGTAGTAGATGCTGGTACTGGGACAACAGCTGTTGGTTTGGCTCTGGGCATTGCATATTTGGG GCTTCCATGGAAAGTTGTTGCAGTCATGCTTGCTGATACTAAAGAAAAGTACGAGGAATGTGAAAAATGCCTTGTATCTAACTTTAAGAGGGTTTATGGGTTAGAATCTCTTGAAGGCGATGAGGGAATTGTGCAATGGGTCGAACGACTCCATCCAAGAAG GTTTGGGAAGGTACTGGATGGGGAAATAGATTTGTGCAGACAAATTGCACAGCAAACAGGAGTTCCCTTGGATCCTATCTATACTTTGGCGGCTTGGGAGCAAGCAGTCCTATTTGCTGATTCGGAAGATGAGAAGGATTCTCTAGTGGTGATGCTCCACACTGGTGGCACTCTCGGTTTGTTTGGGTTGGCACAAAG AGTTGTACAGCAACTTGAAAAGCACTAG